In one window of Ferriphaselus amnicola DNA:
- a CDS encoding site-specific DNA-methyltransferase: MEKLNIEYRQVELLVPFVNNARTHSDDQVAQIAASIREFGFNNPILVDGERGLIAGHGRLLAARKLGLATVPVIELAHLSPTQKRAYILADNRLAENAGWDKELLALELADLKLSEFDLDLLGFSGDELDELLNSGDKEGLSDDDAVPEVLEVAITKPGDVWLLGQHRLLCGDSTKADDLKRLMREELADMAFTDPPYNVNYANTAKDKLRGKNRPILNDNLGDDFGTFLTDACTNLLSVTKGAVYIAMSSSELDTLQAAFRAAGGKWSTFIIWAKNTFTLGRADYQRQYEPILYGWRDGADHFWCGARDQGDVWQIKKPAKNDLHPTMKPVELVERAILNSSKSRDIVLDLFGGSGTTLIAAEKTGRQARLIELDPKYVDVILRRWQEWTGLQATRELDGVAFDALSGLNSLPEQDLQPVAVAD; this comes from the coding sequence ATGGAAAAGCTAAATATCGAATATCGCCAAGTCGAATTACTGGTTCCGTTCGTGAACAATGCCCGTACCCACAGCGATGACCAGGTCGCGCAAATCGCGGCCTCAATCCGTGAGTTTGGTTTTAACAACCCAATCTTGGTGGATGGCGAACGTGGCTTGATCGCAGGCCACGGCAGACTGCTCGCCGCACGCAAGTTGGGACTGGCCACCGTGCCGGTCATCGAACTGGCACATCTGTCTCCCACGCAAAAGCGCGCCTACATTCTGGCCGACAACCGCCTCGCTGAAAACGCCGGATGGGACAAGGAGCTGCTGGCGCTGGAACTGGCCGATCTCAAGCTCTCCGAGTTCGATCTCGATCTGCTGGGCTTCAGTGGCGATGAACTCGACGAGTTGCTGAATTCCGGTGACAAGGAAGGTTTGAGCGACGACGATGCGGTACCAGAGGTGCTGGAAGTCGCCATCACCAAACCGGGGGATGTCTGGCTGCTTGGCCAGCATCGGCTGCTGTGCGGGGATTCCACCAAGGCTGACGATCTCAAGCGCCTGATGCGGGAGGAACTGGCCGACATGGCATTCACCGATCCACCGTACAACGTCAACTACGCCAACACCGCGAAGGACAAGCTGCGCGGCAAGAACCGCCCGATCCTGAACGACAACCTGGGTGACGACTTCGGCACATTCCTCACCGATGCCTGCACAAACCTGCTGTCGGTGACCAAGGGCGCGGTGTACATCGCGATGAGTTCATCCGAACTCGACACCTTGCAGGCAGCCTTCCGTGCTGCCGGTGGCAAGTGGTCGACGTTCATCATCTGGGCCAAAAATACATTCACACTCGGGCGTGCCGATTACCAGCGCCAGTACGAGCCTATCCTGTACGGGTGGCGCGACGGTGCTGATCATTTCTGGTGCGGTGCACGCGATCAGGGCGATGTCTGGCAGATCAAGAAACCTGCCAAGAACGACCTGCATCCGACCATGAAGCCGGTCGAGCTGGTCGAGCGCGCCATCCTCAACAGCAGCAAGTCGCGCGACATCGTGCTGGACTTGTTCGGTGGCTCGGGCACTACGTTGATCGCTGCCGAGAAAACCGGTCGTCAAGCGCGCCTGATCGAACTCGACCCCAAGTATGTCGATGTGATCCTGCGCCGCTGGCAGGAATGGACAGGATTGCAAGCAACTCGCGAGTTGGATGGCGTGGCGTTTGATGCGCTCTCTGGCCTCAACAGCCTGCCAGAGCAGGACTTGCAACCCGTTGCCGTGGCTGACTAA
- a CDS encoding DUF6362 family protein, whose product MDDWSIDEVEARFAEAAETARRLPPARVMGYLNVWPILLRMAPERAPADDEVHHFPPSPAAIDRMLEVTRWVQWLDTESRHIVWMRADRCEWSQIARRFGCAVRTVQRRRKIALSIVTENLNGVSEVAAS is encoded by the coding sequence ATGGATGACTGGAGTATCGACGAGGTGGAAGCCCGATTCGCGGAGGCGGCAGAAACAGCGCGGCGCTTGCCGCCTGCCCGCGTGATGGGCTATCTCAACGTATGGCCGATTCTGCTGCGCATGGCTCCGGAACGTGCCCCGGCGGATGACGAGGTGCATCACTTTCCGCCATCCCCTGCGGCCATCGACCGGATGCTGGAAGTCACACGCTGGGTGCAGTGGCTTGATACCGAATCACGGCATATCGTGTGGATGCGTGCAGATCGTTGCGAGTGGTCGCAAATCGCCAGACGGTTCGGTTGTGCAGTCAGAACGGTACAGCGCAGACGCAAGATTGCGCTGTCCATCGTAACCGAAAATCTGAATGGGGTGAGTGAAGTTGCGGCAAGTTGA
- a CDS encoding DUF3489 domain-containing protein yields MTDIKLTDTQRQIIEHAVQHTGGKIEWFPDNVKGGARSKVLDAMFNRALITREGEGWCVAAEGYDALGVPRPGNSAAQTAEPAQRRTRANSKQAEVIAMLKRPEGATISEICTATGWQQHTVRGTFAGAFKKKLGLEITSSKEPGRDRVYRIA; encoded by the coding sequence ATGACTGACATCAAACTCACCGATACCCAGCGCCAAATCATCGAGCACGCCGTGCAACACACCGGCGGCAAAATCGAGTGGTTCCCCGATAACGTCAAGGGCGGCGCACGAAGCAAGGTGCTCGACGCCATGTTTAACCGTGCACTTATCACCCGCGAAGGAGAGGGTTGGTGCGTGGCCGCAGAGGGCTACGATGCCCTTGGGGTGCCGCGTCCGGGGAACAGCGCTGCACAAACCGCCGAACCTGCACAGCGGCGCACACGCGCCAACAGCAAGCAGGCAGAGGTGATTGCCATGCTCAAGCGCCCGGAGGGAGCCACGATCAGCGAGATTTGCACCGCCACCGGCTGGCAGCAGCACACCGTGCGTGGCACCTTTGCCGGAGCCTTCAAAAAGAAACTGGGGTTGGAAATTACATCAAGCAAGGAACCGGGGCGCGACCGGGTATACCGGATCGCATGA
- a CDS encoding S49 family peptidase, with protein sequence MKRELLIAEFLATPWAMMPERLNAVAAVLTRWSRGDMASAETMQQIEADKAARSARREQLAGSSGNGIAVLPLYGVVTQRGNQVDDVSGPGSVSTQRFASALREAIADPAVGGILIDIDSPGGSVYGVAELADEIIAARSQKPVVAIANSLAASAAYWIGASCSEMYVTPGGEVGSIGVWQAHFDYSEALARDGVKPTLISAGKYKVEGNPYAPLDSDAQSFMQSRVDDYYAAFTKAVAKGRNVPISQVRSGMGEGRVLGADAALAQNMVDGVATFSDVVRKMQRDLKASKPKANRLALARRELEIL encoded by the coding sequence ATGAAACGTGAACTCCTGATCGCCGAGTTTCTGGCGACCCCTTGGGCCATGATGCCGGAACGGCTAAATGCCGTGGCTGCCGTGCTCACCCGCTGGTCGCGCGGGGATATGGCTTCCGCCGAAACCATGCAGCAGATCGAAGCCGACAAGGCCGCCCGATCGGCTCGCCGCGAGCAACTGGCAGGCTCGTCTGGCAACGGCATCGCCGTGCTGCCGCTCTACGGTGTGGTCACCCAGCGCGGCAACCAGGTCGACGATGTGTCCGGTCCGGGCAGTGTCAGCACTCAGCGGTTTGCCTCGGCTTTGCGCGAAGCGATTGCCGATCCCGCCGTGGGCGGCATCCTGATCGACATCGACAGTCCCGGCGGCAGCGTCTATGGCGTGGCCGAACTGGCTGACGAGATCATCGCGGCTCGCTCCCAGAAACCAGTGGTTGCCATCGCCAACAGTCTCGCGGCTTCTGCCGCGTACTGGATCGGCGCATCCTGTTCGGAGATGTATGTCACGCCCGGCGGCGAAGTCGGCAGCATCGGCGTGTGGCAAGCGCACTTCGACTATTCGGAAGCGCTCGCGCGTGACGGCGTGAAGCCTACGCTGATTTCAGCAGGCAAGTACAAGGTCGAAGGCAATCCCTATGCGCCGCTGGATTCCGATGCACAGTCGTTCATGCAATCCCGTGTGGATGATTACTACGCCGCCTTCACCAAGGCCGTCGCCAAAGGTCGCAATGTACCAATCTCGCAGGTGCGCAGCGGCATGGGCGAAGGCCGTGTGCTGGGTGCCGATGCAGCACTTGCACAGAACATGGTCGATGGCGTCGCCACTTTCAGCGATGTCGTAAGAAAAATGCAGCGCGATCTGAAAGCGTCGAAACCTAAAGCCAACCGTCTGGCACTCGCCCGGCGAGAACTCGAAATCCTGTAG
- a CDS encoding HNH endonuclease: MPRKAPTPCRHPGCAVVLATPGYCDLHRVAVHRDYDRTRRHEPERAFYKSAAWQHTREAFLRAHPLCCACEAKGLTVAARVVDHITPIKSGGERLDWRNLQALCIPCHNSKTTGEWQSRRRMPP; encoded by the coding sequence ATGCCTCGCAAAGCCCCCACGCCCTGCCGTCACCCCGGCTGCGCGGTGGTGCTGGCCACGCCCGGTTACTGCGATCTACACCGTGTGGCTGTACACCGTGACTACGACCGGACACGCCGACACGAACCCGAGCGCGCGTTCTACAAATCGGCAGCGTGGCAGCACACCCGTGAAGCGTTCCTCCGGGCACACCCGTTGTGCTGTGCCTGCGAGGCCAAGGGGCTGACGGTTGCAGCACGTGTCGTGGACCACATCACTCCGATCAAGTCGGGTGGCGAGCGTCTGGACTGGCGCAACCTGCAAGCACTGTGCATCCCCTGTCACAACAGTAAAACCACGGGCGAGTGGCAATCGAGGCGGCGTATGCCCCCCTAG
- a CDS encoding phage terminase small subunit P27 family translates to MAGRKPLPTRVKQVKGTLQKCRTNTREPKPTSVLCDPPEYMSESAKEAWRYAVEHSPPGLLSALDGAVLERWANCCGMYREALAKINQTGVSGMLVKTPSGILRRSPLMDVIRDLALEMKGYESEMGFTPASRSRVSVPTDPASKDDPWDEIAG, encoded by the coding sequence ATGGCCGGACGTAAACCCCTTCCAACCCGCGTCAAGCAGGTCAAGGGAACCTTGCAGAAGTGCCGCACCAACACGCGCGAGCCGAAACCGACCAGCGTGTTGTGCGATCCGCCGGAATACATGAGCGAGAGCGCAAAGGAAGCGTGGCGCTATGCCGTCGAGCATTCCCCGCCGGGATTGCTGTCGGCACTCGACGGTGCAGTGCTGGAACGCTGGGCAAACTGCTGCGGCATGTACCGCGAGGCGCTGGCCAAGATCAACCAGACCGGCGTGTCCGGCATGCTGGTCAAGACACCCAGCGGCATTCTGCGGCGCTCGCCACTGATGGATGTGATCCGCGATCTGGCGCTGGAAATGAAAGGCTACGAATCCGAGATGGGATTCACGCCCGCCTCGCGTTCGCGCGTGTCGGTGCCGACCGATCCGGCCAGTAAAGATGACCCTTGGGATGAGATTGCAGGCTGA
- a CDS encoding head-tail connector protein, translated as MPLVIVNQPAAEPVTLDEAKLHLRVDAVEDDPLIGALISAARLHAETVTARQLMPARWKLVLDCFPGPSLMGVPIGVGFSLPGHAILIHKSPVQQIISIRYRDMSSVWQEMPAADYVADLSSEPARITPAFGKVWPPVLPQIGSVEVLFDAGYASADQVPSGIKRWMLMRVGSLYQHREEFSVLPAGRIDPLPFVDGLLDPYRVVTV; from the coding sequence ATGCCGCTTGTGATCGTCAACCAGCCTGCGGCTGAACCGGTCACGCTGGACGAAGCCAAGCTGCATCTGCGGGTCGATGCCGTCGAGGATGACCCCTTGATCGGCGCACTGATCTCGGCGGCACGCCTGCATGCCGAGACAGTCACGGCCCGGCAACTGATGCCCGCGCGCTGGAAACTGGTGCTGGATTGTTTTCCGGGGCCGTCGCTGATGGGTGTGCCGATTGGTGTGGGATTTTCTTTGCCGGGACACGCTATCCTGATTCACAAATCGCCGGTGCAGCAGATCATCTCCATTCGCTACCGCGATATGAGCAGCGTCTGGCAGGAAATGCCTGCTGCCGACTATGTTGCCGATCTCAGTTCCGAACCTGCGCGCATCACCCCTGCCTTCGGCAAGGTCTGGCCACCGGTACTGCCGCAGATCGGCAGCGTCGAAGTGCTATTCGATGCGGGCTATGCCAGCGCCGATCAGGTGCCTTCCGGCATCAAGCGCTGGATGCTGATGCGCGTCGGCTCCCTGTATCAGCACCGCGAGGAGTTCAGCGTGTTGCCTGCCGGACGCATCGACCCGCTGCCGTTTGTTGATGGGCTGCTTGATCCCTATCGTGTGGTGACAGTATGA
- a CDS encoding phage portal protein, with the protein MRAGTGMRVSADSAMRLTAVYACVRTLSETMASLPFVLYRTDASGGKVRVTNHWLYRLFARRPNRFQNPFEWREMMQGHLALRGNAYNRIVSNASGEITELVPIHPDRIRIELLPSGEFRYRITDRDGRETVLPRGEVWHLRGLSSDGLLGMSPIEIARESVGMALAAQDYGARFFANDAKPTGGWIEFPGSFKDAEAKKVFRESYQQAQSGANRGKVLVLENGMKFHEVGVTNRDAQFLELRKFQITDIARLFRVPPHMIGDLDRATFSNIEQQSLEFVMHTMTPWAERWEASIEAELLPNDDGLEVEFDFANLMRGDAASRAGYYQSGIQNGWLTRNEARLAENLNPLEGLDEPLRPLNMTEESDAEEACDEPAEEPPTPEPKEPEDET; encoded by the coding sequence ATGAGGGCAGGCACCGGCATGCGGGTGTCGGCGGACTCAGCGATGCGCCTCACAGCAGTCTATGCCTGCGTGCGCACCCTGTCGGAAACCATGGCATCACTCCCCTTCGTGCTGTACCGCACGGATGCATCCGGCGGCAAGGTGCGGGTAACCAACCACTGGCTGTATCGCTTGTTTGCCCGCCGTCCAAACCGGTTTCAGAATCCGTTCGAGTGGCGCGAGATGATGCAGGGGCACTTGGCACTGCGCGGCAATGCGTATAACCGCATCGTCAGCAACGCCTCGGGCGAGATCACCGAACTGGTGCCGATCCATCCGGATCGCATCCGCATCGAGTTGTTGCCCAGTGGCGAATTCCGCTACCGGATTACCGACCGTGATGGCCGCGAAACGGTGCTGCCGCGCGGCGAGGTCTGGCATCTGCGTGGTCTTTCCTCGGATGGCCTGCTCGGCATGAGTCCGATCGAGATCGCCCGCGAAAGTGTCGGCATGGCACTGGCAGCGCAGGATTATGGGGCGCGATTTTTCGCCAACGATGCGAAACCGACTGGCGGCTGGATCGAGTTTCCCGGCTCGTTCAAGGATGCCGAAGCCAAGAAGGTGTTCCGCGAGTCGTACCAGCAGGCACAGTCAGGTGCCAATCGCGGCAAGGTGCTGGTCCTCGAAAACGGCATGAAATTCCACGAGGTCGGCGTCACCAACCGGGACGCCCAGTTCCTCGAACTGCGCAAATTCCAGATCACCGACATCGCGCGGTTGTTCCGGGTGCCGCCGCACATGATCGGCGATCTGGATCGGGCGACCTTCTCGAACATCGAGCAGCAGAGTCTGGAGTTCGTCATGCACACCATGACGCCATGGGCCGAGCGCTGGGAGGCCAGCATCGAAGCGGAACTGCTGCCGAATGACGACGGGCTGGAAGTCGAGTTCGACTTTGCCAACCTGATGCGCGGTGATGCAGCGAGCCGCGCCGGTTACTACCAGAGCGGCATCCAGAACGGCTGGCTGACACGCAACGAAGCGCGCCTCGCAGAAAACCTGAACCCGCTCGAAGGACTCGATGAGCCGCTACGTCCGCTCAACATGACCGAAGAATCGGATGCAGAGGAAGCCTGTGACGAACCGGCAGAAGAACCTCCCACTCCAGAACCGAAAGAACCCGAAGATGAAACGTGA
- a CDS encoding DUF6900 domain-containing protein: MKAQALNQILETIAKQHLFVETLETRHSDRLDFHDVSVWGIKAALEAAYLAGQQSQQTK; encoded by the coding sequence ATGAAAGCCCAAGCCCTCAACCAGATTCTCGAAACCATCGCCAAGCAGCACCTCTTTGTAGAAACCCTCGAAACCCGCCACAGCGACCGACTGGATTTCCACGACGTGTCGGTGTGGGGCATCAAGGCAGCCCTCGAAGCCGCCTACCTCGCAGGCCAGCAATCCCAACAAACCAAGTAA
- a CDS encoding phage major capsid protein codes for MSKQLRELQSKKAALVKEARQLTDLAASESRDMTDAEVAAFDALRTKIDAASGAIDREAALIAEEARLSASQALGIVLTDNRADDPKHGFNAIGDFMQAVYQAQQPGKGIDDRLMIGAAAPTSFGNESAGQDGGFLVPPEFSREIFRLSLGEDSLLPLTDNVEITGNTMAFPKDETTPWGTNGIRAYWQGEAAAANATKPVLGLASLRLKKLMALVPTTDELLDDANALTSYLPDKIATSIRWKTNESILFGAGNGIPVGCMTGNAVVTVAKESGQATQTLQPQNLAKMIARLPPGSFANAVWIINNDVLPALFTLSLGNYPIYLPNGLTVGGIQVSPYGTLLGRPVIVSQHANTFSSQGDVLLVDLSYYQSITKAGGLQTATSMHLYFDADLTAFRTTFRMDGQSKIANAIDPAKGSSKLSPFIQLAAR; via the coding sequence ATGAGCAAACAACTACGTGAGTTGCAGTCGAAGAAGGCGGCACTCGTCAAAGAAGCCCGTCAACTTACCGATCTGGCGGCAAGCGAATCCCGTGACATGACCGATGCCGAGGTCGCCGCCTTCGATGCCTTGCGTACCAAGATCGACGCCGCCTCCGGCGCAATCGACCGCGAAGCCGCACTGATCGCCGAGGAAGCGCGCCTGTCTGCCAGCCAGGCGCTCGGCATTGTCCTGACCGACAACCGCGCGGACGATCCCAAGCATGGCTTCAATGCCATTGGTGATTTCATGCAGGCGGTCTATCAGGCGCAACAGCCCGGCAAGGGCATTGATGATCGCCTGATGATCGGTGCTGCCGCTCCCACCAGTTTCGGCAACGAGTCCGCCGGTCAGGATGGTGGCTTCCTCGTGCCGCCCGAATTCTCGCGCGAAATCTTCCGCCTCAGTCTGGGCGAGGATTCCCTACTGCCGCTGACCGACAACGTCGAGATTACCGGCAACACCATGGCTTTCCCCAAGGACGAAACCACCCCATGGGGCACCAACGGCATCCGCGCCTACTGGCAAGGTGAAGCCGCTGCCGCCAACGCCACCAAGCCGGTGCTCGGTCTGGCCTCGCTGCGACTGAAGAAGTTGATGGCGCTGGTGCCGACCACCGACGAGCTGCTGGATGATGCCAATGCGCTGACCAGCTATCTGCCGGACAAGATCGCCACCTCGATTCGCTGGAAAACCAACGAGTCCATCCTGTTCGGCGCAGGCAACGGTATCCCGGTCGGCTGCATGACCGGCAACGCCGTGGTGACGGTCGCCAAGGAATCTGGCCAAGCCACACAAACCCTGCAACCGCAGAATCTGGCCAAGATGATTGCCCGCCTGCCGCCCGGCAGTTTTGCCAATGCGGTATGGATCATCAACAACGATGTGCTGCCTGCGCTGTTCACCCTGAGTCTGGGCAACTACCCGATCTACCTGCCGAATGGATTGACGGTGGGCGGCATTCAGGTCTCGCCCTACGGCACCCTGCTGGGCCGTCCGGTGATCGTGTCGCAGCACGCCAACACGTTCTCCAGCCAAGGCGATGTGCTGCTGGTGGATCTGTCGTACTACCAGTCCATCACCAAGGCCGGTGGCCTGCAGACCGCGACCTCGATGCATCTGTATTTCGATGCCGACCTCACCGCGTTCCGCACCACCTTCCGCATGGACGGCCAGTCCAAGATCGCCAACGCGATCGACCCGGCCAAGGGCAGCAGCAAGCTGTCGCCGTTCATCCAGCTGGCCGCACGCTAA
- a CDS encoding terminase large subunit encodes MAVSKYTTLARHYAEAVVAGDLPACRWVQLACQRQLNNLARFKGKSSPYQFNPKLLDKNGRQFHPADNLCAFIERLPHVKGPLAGEPIKLEPWQAFILTTVFGWVKPDGKRRFRRSYIEVPRGNAKSTLSSAVALYMLAADREGGAEVYSLATTRDQARIVFGDAQTMARKSAGFRSRFGVNVGAHNMHVLTSGSKFEALSAEGSTLDGLNIHFGCVDELHAHKTRTVYDVVETGTGKRNNSLLWVITTAGSNRAGICYEVRTFVTRMLDGVFEDDSQFGIIYGLDDGDDWTSDSALIKANPNWGISVQPEVLLPLQAKAMQMPSATNNFKTKHLNEWVNADTAWMDMRAWDACSDASLDLDDFAGQPCWIGLDLASKTDIAAMVLVFRHPEIAGGYAVFGRYYLPEDTVNGSSNSQYSGWMRAGRLTVTPGNVIDFGWIEADLIDFASRFEIQAVAFDPFQATQLSTRMLEEGLPMIEVRPTVLNFSEPMKTVEALVLQKKLIHDNDPVLTWMASNVVAHLDAKDNIYPRKERPENKIDGIVALIMAISRSILPGEAVVLDADYELMLL; translated from the coding sequence ATGGCTGTATCCAAATACACAACACTCGCCCGGCACTATGCCGAGGCGGTGGTGGCTGGCGACCTCCCTGCCTGCCGCTGGGTGCAACTGGCCTGCCAGCGACAACTGAATAATCTGGCCCGGTTCAAGGGTAAAAGCAGCCCGTACCAGTTCAACCCCAAGCTGCTGGACAAGAACGGTCGCCAGTTCCATCCGGCAGACAACCTGTGCGCCTTCATCGAACGGCTGCCGCACGTCAAGGGGCCGCTGGCCGGTGAGCCGATCAAGCTGGAACCGTGGCAGGCATTCATCCTGACCACGGTGTTTGGCTGGGTGAAACCGGATGGCAAACGGCGCTTTCGCCGTTCGTATATCGAGGTGCCGCGCGGCAATGCCAAATCCACGCTGTCCTCGGCAGTCGCGCTGTACATGCTGGCCGCTGACCGCGAAGGCGGTGCCGAGGTGTATTCACTGGCCACCACCCGTGATCAGGCGCGCATCGTGTTCGGCGATGCCCAGACCATGGCGCGCAAGTCAGCCGGATTCCGCAGCCGCTTTGGTGTGAACGTCGGTGCACATAACATGCATGTGCTGACCAGCGGCTCGAAGTTCGAGGCACTGTCGGCTGAAGGTTCCACCCTCGATGGTTTGAACATTCACTTCGGTTGCGTGGACGAGTTGCATGCGCACAAGACGCGCACCGTCTACGACGTGGTGGAAACCGGCACCGGCAAGCGCAACAACTCGCTGCTCTGGGTGATCACCACAGCAGGCAGCAACCGCGCAGGCATCTGTTACGAGGTGCGCACCTTCGTCACGCGCATGCTGGATGGCGTGTTCGAGGACGACAGCCAGTTCGGCATCATCTACGGGCTGGACGATGGTGACGACTGGACCAGCGACTCGGCACTGATCAAGGCCAACCCCAACTGGGGCATCTCGGTGCAGCCGGAAGTGCTGCTGCCGCTGCAGGCCAAGGCCATGCAGATGCCGAGTGCCACCAACAACTTCAAGACCAAGCATCTCAACGAATGGGTCAACGCCGACACGGCGTGGATGGACATGCGGGCATGGGATGCCTGCTCTGATGCGAGTCTCGATCTGGATGACTTTGCCGGACAGCCCTGCTGGATCGGCCTCGACCTGGCCAGCAAGACCGACATCGCGGCCATGGTGCTGGTGTTCCGGCATCCGGAAATCGCCGGTGGCTATGCTGTGTTCGGACGCTACTACCTGCCGGAAGACACAGTGAATGGGTCCAGCAACAGCCAGTACAGCGGCTGGATGCGCGCCGGTCGCCTGACGGTGACACCCGGCAACGTGATCGACTTCGGCTGGATCGAAGCCGACCTCATCGATTTTGCCAGCCGCTTCGAGATACAGGCTGTGGCGTTCGACCCGTTCCAGGCCACGCAACTATCCACGCGGATGCTGGAAGAAGGCCTGCCGATGATCGAGGTACGCCCCACGGTGCTGAATTTCTCGGAACCAATGAAAACCGTCGAGGCACTGGTGCTCCAGAAAAAGTTGATCCACGACAACGATCCGGTGCTGACCTGGATGGCCTCCAACGTAGTGGCACATCTGGATGCCAAGGACAACATCTATCCACGCAAAGAACGACCAGAGAACAAGATCGACGGGATCGTGGCACTGATCATGGCGATCTCGCGCAGCATTTTGCCGGGCGAGGCCGTGGTGCTGGATGCCGATTACGAACTGATGCTGCTATAG
- a CDS encoding crossover junction endodeoxyribonuclease RuvC, protein MQNTILALDLGTTTGWALMTRDGSITSGTESFKPHRFEGGGMRFLRFKRWLTEIKQTSDGIDAVYFEEVRRHLGVDAAHAYGGFMAQLTAWCEHHQIPYQGVPVGTIKKHATGKGNASKGEMIAAAKARGHLPADDNEADALALLHYALRLQEV, encoded by the coding sequence ATGCAAAACACAATACTCGCCCTCGACTTGGGCACGACAACCGGCTGGGCGTTGATGACCCGCGACGGCAGCATCACCAGTGGCACCGAATCATTCAAACCGCACCGTTTTGAAGGCGGCGGCATGCGATTCCTGCGCTTCAAACGCTGGCTGACCGAGATCAAGCAAACCTCTGACGGCATCGATGCTGTGTACTTTGAGGAAGTGCGGCGTCATCTGGGTGTGGATGCGGCCCACGCCTACGGCGGCTTCATGGCGCAGCTGACCGCTTGGTGCGAACACCACCAGATCCCGTATCAGGGTGTTCCGGTCGGCACGATCAAGAAGCACGCCACGGGCAAAGGCAATGCCAGCAAGGGCGAGATGATTGCGGCAGCCAAGGCACGCGGGCACCTCCCTGCTGACGACAACGAAGCCGATGCGCTGGCGCTGCTGCACTACGCCCTTCGCTTGCAGGAGGTGTGA
- a CDS encoding HU family DNA-binding protein, with protein sequence MNKTELIEQIATRSGVTKADAGRAVNAMLDSIVEAIANGDDVSLPGFGSFKASARAAREGKNPKTGEKLTIAATTVPKFSAGATFKAAVAKK encoded by the coding sequence ATGAATAAGACCGAACTGATCGAACAAATCGCCACACGCTCTGGCGTAACCAAGGCTGACGCTGGCCGCGCCGTAAACGCCATGCTCGACAGCATCGTCGAAGCTATCGCCAACGGTGACGATGTGTCCCTGCCAGGTTTCGGTTCGTTCAAGGCATCGGCTCGCGCGGCTCGTGAAGGCAAAAATCCTAAGACTGGCGAGAAGCTGACCATTGCAGCGACCACCGTGCCGAAGTTCTCGGCAGGTGCGACCTTCAAGGCTGCTGTCGCCAAGAAGTAA